One genomic segment of Hordeum vulgare subsp. vulgare chromosome 2H, MorexV3_pseudomolecules_assembly, whole genome shotgun sequence includes these proteins:
- the LOC123429328 gene encoding pyruvate decarboxylase 2-like — MDNGIGPVDGHKAVSNGVVACPVAFRALSSPAAATVTSAEATLGRHLARRLVEVGVSDVFAVPGDFNLAFLDHLIAEPGLRLVGCCNELNAGYAADGYARARGVGACAVTFTVGGLSVLNAIAGAYSENLPVICIVGGPNSNDHGTNRILHHTIGLPDFSQELRCFQPVTCHQVVINNLDDAHEQVDKAIATALRESKPVYISIACNLPGVSHPTFFRDPVPYCLDPRLSNKMGLEAALEATVEFLNKAVKPVMVAGPKLRVAKAAAAFAELADASGYAVATMPSAKGLVPETLPRFIGTYWGAVSTPFCAEIVESADAYLFAGPIFNDYSSVGYSFLLKKEKAVIVQPDRVTVGDGPTFGCVMMKDFLSELAKRMSNKRNTTAHDNYRRIFVPQGQPPESDPGEPLRVNVLFKHIQKMLTGDSAVIAETGDSWFNCQKLKLPDGCGYEFQMQYGSIGWSVGALLGYAQGAAGDKRLIACIGDGSFQVTAQDVSTMLRCQQKSIIFLLNNGGYTIEVEIHDGPYNVIKNWNYTGLVDAIHNGEGNCWTAKVTCEEELTAAIETATGKKKDCLCFIEVVVHKDDTSKELLEWGSRVSAANSRPPNPH, encoded by the exons ATGGACAATGGAATTGGACCGGTGGACGGGCACAAGGCGGTGTCGAACGGCGTGGTGGCGTGCCCCGTGGCATTCCGCGCATTGTCATCGCCGGCGGCGGCCACGGTCACCTCCGCCGAAGCCACGCTGGGCCGCCACCTTGCGCGGCGGCTGGTGGAGGTGGGCGTGAGCGACGTGTTCGCCGTGCCGGGGGACTTCAACCTGGCCTTCCTCGACCACCTCATCGCCGAGCCCGGGCTGCGCCTCGTCGGCTGCTGCAACGAGCTCAACGCCGGCTATGCGGCCGACGGGTACGCGCGCGCCAGGGGCGTGGGCGCCTGCGCCGTCACGTTCACCGTCGGCGGGCTCAGCGTGCTCAACGCCATCGCCGGCGCCTACAGCGAGAACCTCCCCGTGATCTGCATCGTCGGCGGGCCCAACTCCAACGACCACGGCACCAATCGCATCCTCCACCACACCATCGGCCTCCCCGACTTCTCCCAGGAGCTCCGCTGCTTCCAGCCCGTCACCTGCCACCAGGTCGTCATCAACAACCTCGACGACGCCCACGAGCAGGTCGACAAGGCCATCGCCACGGCTCTCAGGGAGAGCAAGCCCGTCTACATCAGCATCGCCTGCAACCTCCCCGGCGTCTCCCACCCGACCTTCTTCCGCGACCCCGTCCCCTACTGCCTCGACCCGCGGCTGAGCAACAAGATGGGACTCGAGGCGGCGCTGGAGGCCACGGTGGAGTTCCTCAACAAAGCTGTAAAGCCGGTGATGGTGGCGGGGCCGAAGCTCCGGGTGGCCAAAGCAGCCGCGGCGTTCGCGGAGCTGGCGGACGCGAGCGGGTACGCGGTGGCGACGATGCCGTCAGCGAAGGGGCTGGTGCCGGAGACGCTGCCGCGGTTCATCGGCACCTACTGGGGCGCGGTGAGCACGCCCTTCTGCGCCGAGATCGTGGAGTCGGCGGACGCCTACCTCTTCGCCGGCCCCATCTTCAACGACTACAGCTCGGTGGGGTACTCGTTCCTgctcaagaaggagaaggcggtgatcgtgcaGCCCGACCGCGTCACCGTCGGCGACGGCCCGACGTTCGGGTGCGTCATGATGAAGGACTTCCTGTCGGAGCTGGCCAAGCGCATGAGCAACAAGAGGAACACCACGGCGCACGACAACTACCGTAGGATATTCGTGCCGCAGGGGCAGCCGCCGGAGAGCGATCCCGGCGAGCCGCTGCGCGTCAACGTGCTATTCAAGCACATCCAGAAGATGCTCACCGGCGACAGCGCCGTCATCGCCGAGACCGGCGACTCGTGGTTCAACTGCCAGAAGCTCAAGCTGCCGGACGGCTGCGGGTACGAGTTCCAGATGCAGTACGGGTCCATCGGGTGGTCGGTGGGGGCGCTGCTCGGGTACGCGCAGGGAGCCGCCGGAGACAAGCGCCTGATCGCCTGCATCGGCGACGGGAGCTTCCAGGTGACGGCGCAGGACGTGTCGACGATGCTGCGGTGCCAGCAGAAGagcatcatcttcctcctcaACAACGGCGGGTACACCATCGAGGTGGAGATCCACGACGGGCCATACAACGTCATCAAGAACTGGAACTACACGGGGCTCGTCGACGCCATCCACAACGGCGAGGGCAACTGCTGGACCGCAaag GTTACTTGCgaggaggagctcacggcggcgaTAGAGACGGCGACGGGGAAGAAGAAGGACTGCCTGTGCTTCATCGAGGTGGTGGTGCACAAGGACGACACCAGCAAGGAGCTCCTGGAATGGGGTTCCAGGGTCAGCGCCGCCAACTCCAGGCCACCCAATCCGCACTAG